One Fuerstiella marisgermanici DNA window includes the following coding sequences:
- a CDS encoding helix-turn-helix domain-containing protein has translation MFLTVQEAADHLKVSCATVYALISKKHLNCHRIGTGRGVIRISLENIATFLKQAESKAAAEPAPQVPQPRLKHIKL, from the coding sequence ATGTTCCTAACCGTCCAAGAGGCAGCTGATCACCTCAAGGTGTCGTGTGCCACCGTCTATGCACTAATCAGCAAAAAGCATCTGAACTGTCATCGAATTGGCACTGGACGTGGCGTTATTCGAATTTCACTCGAGAACATTGCGACATTTCTCAAACAGGCTGAATCCAAGGCGGCCGCGGAACCTGCTCCGCAAGTTCCGCAGCCTCGCCTCAAGCATATCAAGCTCTAG
- a CDS encoding tyrosine-type recombinase/integrase yields MARQPKPWYWTARKAWFVTIDGKRHTLGREKKAAHLRFHELMRKPIKRTVPCESVVAIADRFLEWVHKHRSPHTYEWYRHRLERFARKHPSLLIRDLRPFHVQEWVDDYPELKQTTKRNYMRTVKRCMKWALQQGYVSENPVEHLEVPGAERNETLITLHDFEALLSHCPDENFKDLVITTWETGCRPQESLRVEARHVDLANSRWLFPQQESKGKKAPRIVYLSEVALEITKRRMAEYPTGPLFRNSRGNAWTKDSANCAVDRVRTRMGKGEMQRRGITITADQIATFIPKLKQSRVVKGVELPKSHSQLRSEAKRKLNAECIVDLVPRYSLYKLRHAWATRALQSGLDGLTVAVLMGHSDPSTLARVYQHLSHDPTHLLNQARKAAG; encoded by the coding sequence TGGTCGCGAGAAGAAGGCGGCGCATCTGCGGTTCCATGAGCTGATGCGGAAGCCGATCAAACGGACGGTCCCATGCGAATCCGTTGTCGCAATTGCTGACCGATTCCTCGAATGGGTTCATAAGCATCGGTCGCCGCACACTTACGAATGGTACCGTCACCGGTTGGAACGGTTCGCAAGAAAGCACCCCAGCCTCCTGATCCGTGACTTGCGGCCGTTTCACGTGCAGGAATGGGTGGACGATTACCCTGAGCTGAAACAGACAACCAAACGCAACTACATGCGGACAGTCAAACGCTGCATGAAGTGGGCTCTGCAGCAGGGGTATGTGTCCGAGAATCCGGTTGAGCACTTGGAAGTACCGGGTGCCGAACGCAATGAGACCTTGATCACGCTTCACGACTTCGAGGCTCTGCTCAGCCATTGTCCTGATGAGAACTTCAAGGATCTTGTGATCACGACCTGGGAGACAGGTTGCCGCCCACAAGAGTCGTTGCGAGTCGAAGCACGTCACGTTGATCTTGCGAACAGCCGCTGGCTCTTTCCTCAACAGGAATCCAAGGGCAAGAAAGCTCCACGGATTGTCTACTTGAGCGAAGTGGCTCTTGAGATTACGAAGCGCAGGATGGCTGAGTATCCAACTGGACCGCTGTTTCGTAATTCTCGCGGAAATGCATGGACGAAAGACTCGGCCAACTGTGCGGTGGACCGCGTGCGTACTCGGATGGGAAAAGGCGAGATGCAGCGACGCGGTATTACGATCACCGCCGACCAGATTGCGACGTTCATCCCCAAGCTGAAACAATCGCGTGTTGTCAAGGGTGTGGAGCTTCCAAAGTCGCACTCCCAGCTGAGGAGTGAAGCGAAACGAAAACTGAATGCGGAATGCATTGTCGACTTGGTGCCGAGATACTCGCTCTACAAGTTGCGGCACGCATGGGCGACGCGAGCGCTTCAATCGGGATTGGATGGATTGACTGTTGCGGTGCTTATGGGCCACTCTGACCCCAGCACACTCGCACGGGTCTACCAGCATCTGTCTCATGATCCGACTCATCTGCTGAACCAGGCACGTAAAGCGGCGGGCTAG